A stretch of the Salminus brasiliensis chromosome 19, fSalBra1.hap2, whole genome shotgun sequence genome encodes the following:
- the edc3 gene encoding enhancer of mRNA-decapping protein 3, which produces MAADWLGSLVSINCGATLGVYQGEVSSVDQTSQTISLRQPFHNGIKCPVPEVTFSAMDIKELKILEIRNGSNGVSKRSLPDSSSSTGYNGRKDKGGGCGGNGHINSAPVTVPSKAEPRLQEGGMSPSQHYSKSYGERHVDIVSQNKGFRRRHNSWSSSSRGANQATPKKNGSKNGQMKNKDDECFGDGMDDVLDEDFDFEGNLALFDKAKVFSQIESSDRRGNGARSRGTPAEQTPSRYRHDENILEAKPVVYRQITVPQPGAKEYSTDSGLVVPSISYELHKRLLSVAESYGLSLERRLEMTGVCASQMALTLLGGPNRLTPKNVHQRPTVALLCGPHVQGAQGISCGRHLANHEVEVILFLPNFVKMLEAITSELTLFGKTSGKQVSSVKDLPDTPVDLVINCLDSHENTFLRDQPWYRAAADWANQNRAPVLSIDPPVNGQEQAVEAKWSLSLGLPLPLPERAGRVYLCDIGLPRQVFQEVGIKYHSPFGCKFVIPLHTA; this is translated from the exons ATGGCAGCAGACTGGTTGGGCAGTCTTGTTTCGATCAACTGCGGGGCAACATTAGGAGTGTACCAAGGAGAGGTCTCCTCAGTTGATCAGACCAGTCAAACCATTTCCCTCAGACAGCCGTTTCACAATGGAATCAAGTGTCCAGTGCCTGAGGTCACCTTCAG TGCTATGGACATCAAAGAACTCAAAATCCTGGAAATTCGTAATGGCTCCAATGGAGTCTCAAAGAGGAGTCTTCCTGACTCAAGCTCCTCGACTGGCTACAACGGACGCAAGGATAAAGGTGGAGGGTGTGGAGGTAATGGTCACATCAACAGTGCTCCTGTGACTGTACCGAGTAAAGCAGAACCTCGCCTCCAGGAGGGCGGCATGTCTCCATCACAGCACTATTCCAAGAGTTATGGAGAGCGGCATGTGGACATAGTGAGCCAGAATAAAGGCTTCAGACGAAGACACAACTCAT GGTCTTCAAGCAGTAGGGGTGCAAATCAGGCCACCCCAAAAAAGAATGGGTCAAAGAATGGTCAGATGAAGAATAAAGATGACGAATGTTTTGGAGACGGCATGGATGACGTCCTAGACGAAGACTTTGACTTTGAGGGGAACTTGGCTCTCTTTGACAAGGCGAAAGTGTTCTCACAGATAGAGTCATCAGATCGGCGAGGAAATGGTGCGCGGTCCCGGGGCACTCCTGCAGAGCAGACACCCTCGCGCTACCGGCATGACGAGAACATTCTAGAAGCTAAACCTGTCGTTTACAGACAGATCACTGTGCCTCAGCCTGGGGCAAAGGAATACAGCACTG ACTCGGGACTGGTGGTCCCTAGTATCTCATATGAGTTGCACAAGCGCTTGCTGAGCGTGGCAGAGAGTTACGGCCTCTCTCTGGAGCGCAGGCTGGAGATGACTGGTGTATGTGCTAGTCAGATGGCACTTACACTGCTCGGAGGCCCAAACAG GCTCACCCCTAAGAATGTGCACCAGCGACCAACGGTGGCGCTGCTTTGTGGGCCACATGTCCAAGGAGCTCAGGGAATAAGCTGTGGCCGCCACCTGGCCAACCATGAAGTGGAAGTCATCCTCTTCCTTCCAAACTTTGTCAAGATGCTGGAAGCAATTACCAGTGAACTAACACTCTTTGGCAAGACGAGTGGAAAACAGGTGTCCAGCGTTAAAG ACTTGCCTGATACCCCAGTGGACCTGGTCATAAATTGCCTCGACTCTCACGAGAACACTTTCCTGAGGGACCAGCCATGGTACCGGGCCGCTGCTGACTGGGCTAACCAGAACCGGGCCCCTGTGCTAAGTATAGATCCTCCGGTAAACGGGCAGGAGCAGGCTGTGGAGGCCAAGTGGTCCCTCTCCCTGGGACTTCCGCTCCCGCTGCCTGAGCGAGCAGGCCGTGTCTACCTGTGTGACATAGGTCTTCCTCGGCAAGTATTTCAGGAAGTGGGCATCAAATACCATTCCCCCTTCGGCTGCAAGTTTGTTATTCCGCTACACACGGCGTGA
- the kxd1 gene encoding kxDL motif-containing protein 1, with protein sequence MDPSASGIFCNRMLSMVNSEDVNAIIQAQRHMLDRFEKTNEMLINFNGLSNVRLQQMNDRFLLHTRTLVEMKKDLDSIFRRIRTLKGKIAKQYPEAFSNIHESPSLEDDDDEFDPIPPSVATTATTTEQSTESCDTSPDVISPTISRCSEELSQENPDTPTSNSPERAVLLDEGPDSAEI encoded by the exons ATGGATCCGAGTGCATCTGGGATTTTCTGCAACAGAATGCTGAGCATGGTCAACTCTGAGGATGTGAACGCCATCATTCAAGCCCAGAGACACAT GCTGGACCGCTTTGAGAAGACCAATGAGATGCTCATTAACTTCAATGGCTTGTCCAATGTGCGACTTCAGCAGATGAATGACCGCTTTCTGCTCCACACTCGCACTTTAGTTGAGATGAAGAAGGACTTGGACAGTATTTTCCGGCGAATAAG GACGCTGAAAGGCAAGATTGCTAAGCAGTATCCCGAGGCTTTCAGTA ACATCCATGAATCTCCCAGTctagaagatgatgatgatgagtttGACCCCATCCCTCCTAGCGTGGCCACCACCGCCACCACAACAGAGCAGAGCACCGAGTCATGCGACACCAGCCCTGACGTTATATCACCGACCATCAGCCGCTGCTCTGAGGAGCTCTCCCAGGAGAATCCCGACACACCTACGTCAAACAGCCCTGAGAGGGCCGTACTGCTGGACGAGGGTCCAGATTCAGCTGAGATCTAG